DNA sequence from the Manihot esculenta cultivar AM560-2 chromosome 11, M.esculenta_v8, whole genome shotgun sequence genome:
TAATGGAGTTGAACTTTGGCTTAGTTGCAGTATACACAAGTGGAAAGGATTTTATAaaacctttttatttttcttattaagaaaaaaaaatgtgtgCTACAATTGTAGGGGCCTAGGAATTGCTGATTCAAATTAGATATCGTTGGTAGCTTTCTCGCTATCTGCTGTGTTATGCTTTTGGTAATTAATCCAGCACCTTTCTACTGTTCTCTTGGATATTTTGCAGACCTCTCTGTTGGGTAGAGCATATGTCACTAGACAATGAAACTGGATTGGATCCTCCAGGCATAAGGGTTAGACCTGTCTCTGGACTTGTGGCTGCTGATTACTTTGCTCCAGGCTATTTTGTGTGGGCAGTTCTGATTGCTAACTTGGCACACATTGGATATGAGGAGAAAACAATGTATATGGCCTCATATGATTGGAGACTTTCATTTCAGAACACTGAGGtttttctttgttcctttttttCCCCATCTTGAATTTCTAGATTGTGTTATAGGCCTGTGGAATTTAATATTCTAGTATCTGTCCTTTCCAagcataaaattataaatgatcATATATCTAATAAACTCAATTAATCAGGTCCGTGATCAAACATTAAGCCGCATGAAGACTAATATAGAAGTGATGGTTGCTACCAATGGTGGGAATAAAGCCGTTATTATTCCACACTCTATGGGTGTTTTGTACTTTCTGCATTTCATGAAGTGGGTTGAGGCACCAGCTCCATTGGGTGGAGGCGGTGGGCCAGATTGGTGTGCTAAGCATATCAAGGCGGTGATGAATATTGGTGGTCCCTTTTTAGGTGTTCCAAAAGCTGTTGCAGGGCTTTTCTCTGCTGAAGCTAGGGATATTGCAGTTGCCAGGTTTTTGCAGTGATCTTCCGATAGATTTTTTAGAGATAAATGTAGCTTGCTAGAGATTACAAATATTCTTTGCCTGTGGATTAAAGAGAATCAAAATTTGCATAAGAGCTGTGCATTTTTCAGGAGTAAATTTTCCCATGGATAATGAAAACATGACTTTTAACCCTTATCAATCCATTCATCTTGCTTCAGCTATTCTTTTTAGGCTGCCATTGGAATGACgtaagttgtttttttttttttttgaccagGTATACCCCATATCCATTTTACCTTAAGACTACTTGTTAGAGGTCTGGGGAGCTTGTATTACACGGGAGGAGAATCCTATACCTCATATCCATTTTACCTTAAGGCTACTTGTTAGAGGTCCGGGGAGCTTGTATTACGCGGGAAGAGAATCCTTTTGATGGGTTTGTGAAAGAATGCATTTATGGACTTGACACAATCCAACCCAAAGCTTTAGGCTATGAGTTTATGTGTTCTTCCCACTTATATGTCTTTCACTAATCTCGTCTCTTCCATGAATTCTAACACTAGTGTATTGCCAACATTATCAAATGTTTGTTAAGCTATGTCGGTTTATCCTACTGACAACTGAAATTGTAGTTTTCTAAGCATATGTTTCTCTTATTCTGGTTATTAGTAATCTTCTCTCAAGAGAAATCTCACCCTGTTTAAATGTATGGCCTTTTAATATTAAAGGCTTAAAGTTCACTGTCACATTGTTGATAACCTTCATTTGGCCGCTAGTCACCAGTCTAGTTCTAATCGGAAGCATTTCCGTCTCATAATATGTGAGCTTCTGGGATTTTTTAATCTGTTTATAGACTTTGACTGTCCCTGCTCTATTCATCTGTTTTCAAATTTAAAGCTAGTGGTTTGCCACCAGAttctcctttttttctttttctttttttttctcaaatgaaaaaaaattctcttcTATTGCTTATAGTGTATCATACACACTATTGTTTTCATAGTGGGTAATTGCTCTTCGAACGTACATGATGATTGTTCTTATATGCATTTACTCTTAGTCAGCTTTTATGTAGCAAATATTCTGAGTTATATTCCCAACATGCAGGGCCATTGCACCAGTTTTCTTGGATAAAGATATCTTTTCCCTTCAGACCTTGCAACATGTAATGAGGATGTCTCGCACGTGGGACTCGACCATGTCCATGATACCAAGAGGTGGGGCCACTATTTGGGGTGATCTTGATTGGTCACCTGAGGAAGGTTACACTCCTAGCAAGAGAAGGCAAAGAAACAATGACACCAAGAATGATATCCAAGAAGTGATTGAAAATGGGATTTCTCAAAAAAAGAGTGTTAAATATGGGAGAATTATATCATTTGGCAAAGATGTAGCGGAGGCACAATCATCTCATATTGAGAGGATTGAGTTTAGGGTAAGTGTTTTTATTTTACCAACTTTGGTGAGAAGCAgagcaatttttcaaattttgaacTAGCTGTACATGTTTCTTCGACATGTTGCCAAGTTATGCGCATTTGGTATGTTTTGCATTGCTCTGTTGCCTTTGCTTTTACAATCAGGATGCTGCAGTTTAACTTCTTTAATTATTGTCTTAATTTGTATGGTTGATTCTTAACTGCTGCCGTAATTTTTTTTGCTATCTCAATATTGCAGGATGCGGTTAAAGGTCGTAGTGTTGCAAACAGTACTTGTCGTGATGTGTGGACAGAGTACCATGAAATGGGATATGAAGGTATTAAAGCTGTTGCAGAACATAAGGTTTATGGCACGGGATCTCTTCTAGATCTGCTTCATTTTGTAGCCCCAAAAATGATGGAGCGTGGTAGCGCTCATTTCTCTTATGGAATTGCTGAGAACTTGGATGATCCAAAGTACAATCACTACAAATATTGGTCAAACCCCCTGGAAACAAAGTGAGATGCCATACTTTTATCAACTATTCTTAGAAAATATGATTTGAATTTTCTTCTTTGTAACAGCCCTTAAATATGTTGGCTATAGCAATATCACTTACTGCGTAGTATGCAAGCCGACATTTCAGTATGTCTGCTTACCTACTGCTTTAAGTTGGTAAATATAAGTATATAAGTGgctaaatttctgaaagaagcTAAATTTTTTGTGCTTCAGGATAttattcaaattcaaaattttatagtGCTACAGCAATATAGATCCTAGGAGTTGATTTGGACAATTAAATGGCTATTGTGGTCAAAGGAATGGTCACTTGATATATTTCTGTAATGAAGAAAGGTAGCTTTTTTACTCTTGTTTGTTTATAGTAGTTCCATAGAAAAAATATTCATTATGATAATTGGCATCATCTTGAATTTTGTATAGTTTAGCATGGTACACCTATATCTTGATTTCTTTTCATCTAATCGTTGTAAAAAAATTTGCCTTTAATATCTGTTTtgaacttgcatggctttctCTCTCTTTAAATGCTGTTCAATTAGCTGATTGAGCTACTAAGGCATGGCAATCAGAACATGGTCTTCTTATTGATTATGCTTCATCTGGGATGATGGTTTTACAGGTTACCCAATGCCCCAGAAATGGAAATTTTTTCAATGTATGGAGTTGGCATACCAACAGAAAGAGCTTATGTTTACAAGTTATCTCCTTCTGCTGAATGCTACATTCCATTTCAGATAGATACATCAGCTGATGGGGAAGACGAAGAGAGCTGTTTGAAAGATGGAGTTTACACTGTTGATGGGGATGAGACTGTTCCTGTTTTAAGTGCAGGCTTCATGTGTGCTAAAGCTTGGCGCGGGAAAACCAGATTCAATCCTTCAGGAAGCCGAACATACATTAGGGAGTATAATCATTCTCCTCCAGCAAATTTTCTGGAGGGCCGGGGCACTCAAAGTGGCGCCCACGTTGATATAATGGGAAATTTTGCTTTAATTGAGGATATAATGAGAGTTGCAGCTGGTGCTACAGGAGAAGAGCTGGGAGGTGATCAAGTTTATTCAGATATCTTTAAGTGGTCTGAGAAGATCAACTTGCCATTGTAAATGCAAGGTAGTGCCTAAAATTTTTAACATTAGAGTATTTTTCTCTTGGCTGTAGCCATTTGAGGTTGCCCAACTAAGCTTTCATCTGGTCTCTTATCCAAAACTCATACGGAAGAAAGCTGCAAAGCTGGCTGCAGCACAGCAGATTTCGCTTTGATGTAAAGTTGAGCTGCATCTGTTGTTGTTGCTTTTATTAGGATAATCACTTGATATACATTTCTGTACTTTTTACctggaatttttaaaattgaaaattatatacTTTAGCTTGTCTTTGGAAATTGGAAGTTGTGTAATATCTGAATGATCTCCTTTTGCTGAAATCACCAAAAACAGTCTCAGAACTTTTTTCCTGCTTTAAAAGGCACATACAATGATTAGATACTGACCATTAATTATGGCAGTATCTACATAGGACCTACCATAATCGATAAATATCACCTAGACCCAGTCGAACCCTTGTAGGAGGGGCGGGTTCAAGGCCTATCAGTATCCACTGCACAAGTTGGTACGCAATCTTACCCACAATCAAGTAGGCCGGACCGATTCGGGTTCAGACTCATCAGAGAGGAATCGGTTCATCTGACGTGATAGAAAATAGGAGAACAGTTCTAACTATGCAGTGACCCTATCAGCACAAGCGTCGGAAAATGATTAAATGGTCGCCTGATGATGGAGAAAAAGCAGGTACGTCCATACGTAGGACTCTGCCTGATAGTGACAGGTGGTACTGTAGCAAAGTGACGATTATGCATCCTTaaagaataagagaaaaatgaataaaagagaGAGGTGTGAACCATTACAGCCAAACTTACTCTTATACGCCTAAACCCTTCCTCTTTATGAATCTTAGATCATAAAGTAAGAtagaattattatatatataatggttatattataaaatttttgcaATAAATATAACTTGTCTGCATCATTaaagaataagagaaaaatgaataaaaaagagAGACGTGAACCATTACAACCAAATTTACTCTTATACGCCTAAACACTGCCTCTTTCTGAATCTCAGATCATAAAGTATGAtagaattattatatatataatggttatattataaaatttctgtAGTAAATATCACTTGTTTTACGTCAGGGTACATCCATTAGCTGAGTATGCACTGTGCTTATGATCCTCAGTTTACTTCAAAAACCCTCCTCAAGATATTAACAATTGATATAATTGCTAGTGAATCTCATTATATTCCCACTTTGGATGATTGAAATAGCTAGGTCTACCAATGAACTTTAGAAATTTTGCCTGTAATGGGAATCAGAACCTTCTTTATATGCAGACTGTCTCGAAAAATCAACATGCTTGACCATCTTTTTTTATCATGAGAATGATTTTCCTTTTTCCAGGACATCACAAGGAAACAAGAATGTTCTAAACTTTTGGGAAACAAGTTGGTTCTGAGACAAAAtcatttatataaattgaaACTGTGAATATAAATTATCTTAAATATtcacaaaattatttatatgtgtAAAGTTGGCAAGGAGCTGCCACTTGCTTGTGTTGAGAAAATTATGTTgattattttcttatattttaatgttttttttatttaaatatactgttctttaaaatttattaattctaattttttaaattaatttatttacatcaaaaaattattcaaagttataagatataataataaatgaaatatactgtaaataataattaaaatagttataatatttattattatataataaaaaattatatatatacataataaataattatattttagatttatacttttaaatattttataataaattaatatatttattctttattaatatttttataattactgTATCAACTATCAATTATAATTCGTTATGCACTTAATTATCATAACTGTGTCAACGGTATCTAACAACTAAATCAGATAAATAAAAGCAGAGGAAGGGTGTACATGGTTACTATAGACCCCTTCCACTGAATCATTCCTCCTTCCTTTCGTGGTCTTTTCAATTCGTCGCCTCGCTTTCTATTTTTCACAATTTTCTTCTCAAAAATCAGCAGCACCTCTCCCTCCCTCCCTTTCTTCCTCCATCTTCTCTCCCAGTCTCTCGATTACATCGAATCCTCTCTCTTCCTCTTTTGCTCTATAAGGTCCTATACATTGTTCCATGGAGCTACCTCGTGCTTCGTGCTCTTGATCCTTCGCGCTTTCGAGCCCTAAAACGAAAAGCTTTATCCCTAACCCTAACTGGCAGGCCCTATTCCCTCTCGCTCTTTTCTCAAGCTTAAGGCGGTTTCTGCTAAAACTACTGATTTAATCAAACCATATTTAAGGTAAGGATCGTGCTCTCGCTATTTCTTGGTCTGTAATTTCTTTGCTGTTTGCTTATTTATTGAGGTTTTTTCGAATTTTAGAAGCTAATAAGTCTGGTAATTGTGATAGGGGGTGCTACAATAATAGTTTTTAGTTTCCAATTTAGGGGTTTTAAATGGTTCTGAATATGGGATTGGTAAATTATAGTTGTTATTTCTGTGTCATTAATTGTACCTTCTGTAAACCCGAAGAGGAAAATTGTTATTAATGCATGCTAATGGGTTTTCTTAGTTATGCATGATTGTTTAGTCATTAATTTTTGAACTTTCTGTATACAAATGCTCTTTTGTTGTCTTAGGTATGAATGTAGTCTGTTGCTGAGGCCATATTTTTTTGGTTTGGAAGATGTAATCCAAGTGTTATGCTGTtcattttttttgcttttttatttGTTGGTGCTGTACCTTTCTTCTTGTTTACTCAGTTGTTGGTGATTTGAGCCTTAGAGGCATTGCTTATGATTTTACTGCAACAGACTTTTTTTTGATGTGTATATGTAAGTGCATGTTTAGTTATAAAATAATTGCTGAATATGtacttataatatataatttatgaaTATGCCTTCTTTGTGTATCAGTTGTTGAATCTGAGCTTCTGTTAGACAAAGTCCATTTTAAGTGATGGAGTTGGGATATCTCTTGGCTTTACAATTATGAGTTGATCTCATGGAACTTGGTCGTGTCTTGTTTCCATTTCTAAGTTCTGTTCCTTTTTCTGATGTTAAAACATGCATGTGCCAGTGTCCTGTATGCTTAGATTTGTAAACTCAACTGAACTCAATCAAGCGATAATCTTGATCcagttgatgtcagccctatGGATCTTTTCCTTCATTCTTTGGTCCAAGGCAACACCCATACAAAGGCTTGGTACAGTGCATTCATTATTATACCTATAAAACAGATGCATAATTTTTTTGGTTGTACTGGccagtataatttattttctcattcATAATGTATTTTTAGCATACTTGATTTAGGATCCAGTCTGTGGTTGCTTAGATTTTGTGAAAAGGTGAAAACAAGGATCAGCATTTGCCATTTGATTTGGATTATGGGATAAGGTAAGCCATTAAAGCAAAGAATTGCTAGGAATTTAGTAAAAGGGTTGGAGTAGGTTTGTAGACAaccaatttctttaatttttgcgTTTTAGGGAGATGTTATGAAGAATTGTGCTGAAATTTAGGTTTTATATTAAGAAAGAGATATAGTAACCACTGGCTGGTTGTGAGTAGTTGGAGACAGAGCAGTGCAGAAGGAATTATAGTGGAAGGGGGAGAATACGAGATGATGAAGAATTACATAGGTTGAAAAGAAACTCTTTTTATTATGGTTTGGGAAAACTGAACTACTGTCTACTGCCTACTCAATGCTTTATGTGCTTTCCTTAATACTTTATAGGCTCCCAGTCTTTGATATCATTAAGAAACTAGGTCTGATTTGTAAGTTAATGTGGTTGAATGCTTTGGTGAGAATACTAAGCTGGAGGTGCATGTGAGGTCTGATATGATAATAAACCATGTTATGGAAAATGCCTTAACAATGGCTACTGGTGCatccttttttttattgttatgaATCAGCTGGCTAGATCGATCTCCTCCAGTCCTATCCCCAACTTCCTACCTCTACCTCCTTCCTTCCtgcccaaaaaaaaaattgaggcaTATTGTTGGCAACTTGGTATTGTGCTATTGCTAAATCAAAACTCGTACACTTATGCAATATGTGTGATTATGTTTAATATAAATTCAGATAAAGCAAACTTAAGTAGCAATTCCTGGACAATAGTAATaagcaattaatttttttattttgttctgGCTTCTCCTGCACTGTGCATCTCATTATTTGAGTTCTTGTAGGCTAGACCATCAGGGGGTGCTGCTGTCAAGATGAGTTTGCAACAGGCTGCGCAGCCCAAATATGCTAATGGATTTGGTCGTAGAAGAGTTGAAAAGGAAGGTGGTGTAAGATTGGAGAATAAGCTACAATCTGGGAAATCAAGTCTGAGTAgatcaagtaattaaaataaacttttttattagTTCTTCTTGTGAACTCTACATTATAGCCTTCCTAACATTTTGTTTTGTCGGTGCAGTGGCTGGTGCCAAAGTTGGAATTCATGAGAGTCCTTCTCGTGATCGGCTGGTATATTTGTCAGCTTGTCTTATTGGACATCCTGTGGAAGTCCACCTGAAAAATGGATCCATATATTCTGGGACATGTTATACAACAAATGTTGAAAAGGAATTTGgtatgttcttttttttttttttttttttttttctttctcgaaAAGGATAAAAAACTTCTTTGAGGAAAAGCACCATTCTTAGACCGTCTGGCATTGAGTTTCTGGGCAAAAAAGCGCTTTctggaaaaaaatattttagatgtTAAGAAAAGCAGTTTGAAAAATGAGTTATTATCTTGGAGTTCTTGCTGCTAATATATATCAATATTTAATATGTACTGGCATATTTAACAAAGTGCTTTTTCAGCAGCAACTTTAATTATAGTACCCATCAGAACTGGTGCTTTTGAAAAAAGTATATTGGTAAAAGCTATTTTGTTGTTTTAGATTAAATCGtgtcaaatttaattttgaaacaCTGCTAATACTCTTTAACTAGTGTATTTAGGAAAATGCTTTTCTCGACTGATCTTCAACAACAATGCCAAATATACTCTTACAGGTGTAAATTGAATTAATCTACACATTCTATAGAAGATGTGTAATTCATCAGTCTATTCCTTCTGATCATTCATTTGCCTGTCTTTTCAGCAATTATTCTGAAAATGGCTCGCTTGACAAAGGATGTTTCTTTTCGAGGGCAGAAGGCAGAAACCCTTAGCAAGGCTCCTTCAAAGACTTTAATTATACCTGGCAAAGAAGTTGTACAAGTGCTAGCTAAGGTTCAGCTATGTTCTCTTTCCTGCAATGCTGTAGTTCTATATATTTGTTCTCTTCTGGTTGAACCTGATTATAGGCagcaatctttttttttctctcctttttttttttggttggtGTGGGGTAGGTGAGTGTTGTTATTTAGTTGAATCATACCATACGCGTTTATCTCATGCTTTTTTGATCATCAGTGATTTGATCAATGGTGCCAGGATGTGTCTGTAACCATGGATGGGATAAACCATGAGTTTCAGTATGGAAAGCAGCAGGAGCTTATGATAGACTCCTTTATATCACAATCTCGTCACGTCGAAGTGGAGAGAGAGCTGGAACCATGGGTCCCTGATGGAGATGACCCACAATGCCCTGATTTGGAGAATATATTCAATGGCCCTCAGAATAGGTATTTGTAGTAACATTTTTATATCCCTATATCCATCTATaattgtttttttgttttacaTATTTCTCTGCTTGAGATGGATCATGAATGGAATACTTTTTGCCTTTGCTTTCAGCAGTCTGTAGTTTTTGGATCATATTGTACTCGTATATCCCTATTTTCCATTAGCCAGAATTAGAGCACATATCAGGAATCATTTTATGGGAAATTATAGAAATATAGTCTTGGAATGATAACTAACTATCAAATAAAAACAAACAGATGTTTGCTTAACTGTGGTGAAGTCTCCCAGGATATATATCATTTGTAGCTTGCTGTTTCTGATTGATAGCCAAATATATATTTGAATGCTTTCATGCTATGTGTTGAAAATAATAGGCATTGAGCATTGGCACACTGACAAAAGCAGGAATTATATCTTTGTATTTTGAGTGCAAGAAACTTGAAAGGAAATGGTGATTAAGGTTTAAGGAGACTAGGTATGCATAAGTATTTTGGATGGGAGCTTTGGGGATTTAGAATCTACATTCTCCTTTCCTAACCAATCTGCTAATTAGAATCAtaaatatgtatatgttttctgTTCCTTTTCATAAATCTCTTAATAGTTGACACTCCATTGATGTTTGACTGATATGATGGTTGTGGATTATTTCTTTTAAGTAGGGGCTGGGATCAGTTTGAAACAAATGAAATGCTATTTGGAGTAAAAAGCACCTTTGATGAAGAACTTTATACTACAAAGCTGCAGAGGGGTCCACAGATGAGAGAGTTGGAGAAGAAAGCTATGAGAATGGCAAGAGAAATTGAGGGTGAGGATACACAAGACCTTCATTTAGCTGAGGTGAGATCATCTCTTTGTCCTTTATAGAATTTTTTCTGGTTTATTCAGTTGTggaattttaaaatgtttttgtaTCAATTTGTTCTACAGGAAAGAGGTATCCAACTTCATGAAGATTTTGATATTGATGAAGAGACCAGATTCTCATCTGTATATAGAGGTATAGGAATTGACGATAGTGGATATGATGAAACTGAGGACATAATGTTGGATTCCCTGAATGATGAAACTTTTGGAGGTACATCTGCTCCTTCCACTATGAAGTATGCAGATTTGACCCATGGGAAGAGTAATGAAGGAGCTCGATGCATATCAAGTTCTTCCTTGGTAGGTGTTCTTTTGTATCCTCTATTGTTGAATTCAAGTGGAGGTTTTTTGGCTGCAAAAAACTGGGTGTTTCTGATCTATCATACTTATTGTTAATAATCATGACTCATGAAATTGTATTATGATCTTTATGGCTTTGTTTCTTCCTTGTAACTCAGTTTTAAATCAAGTATTGTATATTTATGAATTGTTACGAGATGTCAAGATGGTTCATAGGGCACAGAAAGCATCTTGATCACCTAACCTAAAAGGGGTGAATGGAGGGTTAGTACTTAGTAGGGTAATGGAGGTGCTCATTATCACCACATTTATCCTTCTTGACCTCAAAATTCCTTAAAAACAATTGGTGGTTTAAAGACTATTTTTTAAACAATTCTAACCTTACTTTTTCAACAAGGCAAggttattattttcattaattaatattcatATTTCACTTTCCTTTCATTTATCCTTTATTTTCCACctatttacaaatttaaaataaacaggAAGGTAGTCACTTTTCTTGCTTTTCCCTTCTGGTCTTCCCCAAACACTTGTGTTACTCAACTTGAGCACTATGTTGATAGAATAACTCCAATGGTTCAATTGTGTTACTCAACTTGAAGCATAATTGTCTAATTTTCACAATTTGTATTGATAGAAAACTTCTAAGCAAGCTACAAAATTGTAGGTGTGCACAGACAGTCAGTTCTCTTCACTTCAAACCAAATtatcataaatataaaaactaaaatataattctaaGCTTCTTGAACATATGGCTATGAATTTTGTTGAATTCTTTGACTTTGTCACTTGAGCACTATGTTGTTTTAACTATTTAATCATTTACATAAGAAACCATTATCTGGTAATTAAATGAGAACATGTTGCAGAGAGGCCCCCCAAAGGGGAGAAAAGAGGCTCTTGGTGCATATTCTTGCTTTTACTGCATTCTAATAGTTATACCATTATGGTCTTAAACTCTTTATGGCTCATTCTTTTTGCACAGTCAAATTGGAATATTGTATGTTTCAGATGATTGCCATTTTTTCTTCCTGTCTATAGATTTTTAAGGACATGATTTAACTTCTTTCTTAAAGTAGTTTATTCATTTTCTAGTTATTTTGAGTTATTCTTTGCACCTAGCCAATGATTTTTGTGTTTTATACCATTATGGTCTTAAACTCTTTATGGCTCATTCTTTTTGCACAGTCAAATTGGAATATTGTATGTTTCAGATGATTGCCATTTTTTCTTCCTGTCTATAGATTTTTAAGGACATGATTTAACTTCTTTCTTAAAGTAGTTTATTCATTTTCTAGTTATTTTGAGTTATTCTTTGCACCTAGCCAATGATTTTTGTGTTTCTTTGTACACAGGATGAGGCACAGTGTTCTCAGTCAAGTACAAGTGTGGATCGTCATTCAGGTTCTTATGAGCATGCTAGCCAGCTGGCATCTGAGCTTCCTTCTAAAAGTGTGTCCACTTCACAGAGTGAAAGCAGGTTTGTTTGATTTTTGCTTATTGctgttattaattatttatgcatATGAGTATGACAAGAGTTGTTTGTTATTCCTGAGAATAGTGGTAAGAATATACATTTATTTGTCTACTGTTTGTGGAATTCCTGAATTTCTTGTTTGGTAATTATAGGATCCTAGAAAACTTCCATGGTGAACAAGGAGCAAATGACAGCATGGGCGAGTGTATAGAAGAGCAAAATGTATGTCAAAACTCTAATACCCAGGAACATCTTTTTGGATGAAACTTTAAGGTGCCTCGTGTAATACTTTTTGGTTGTGTAACAACTAACAttgatattttttcaatatgtGATCGCTTCAAATACGGCAGCAGGAGGATGCTCAATTGccaacccgtgagggtgagtgAATTCTTATGCAATGCTCTTATTTATCCCATCCATGATCCATCTTAAATTTAAGATCATGCACATGACACATGAAATGGATTGGAAGCAactttatatatacatatatattcttGATGCACCTACCTTGCAAA
Encoded proteins:
- the LOC110626764 gene encoding phospholipid:diacylglycerol acyltransferase 1 isoform X1 — translated: MPLIQRKKITEPSKSSASDLKTRSEEEEDNSNKKKHQKKNQKKPTGGRPQEKAGSKPKWSCIDGCCWFVGCICMVWWFLLFLYNAMPASFPQYVTEAITGPLSDPPGVKLRKEAFKAKHPVVFVPGIVTAGLELWEGHQCADGLFRKRLWGGTFGEVYKRPLCWVEHMSLDNETGLDPPGIRVRPVSGLVAADYFAPGYFVWAVLIANLAHIGYEEKTMYMASYDWRLSFQNTEVRDQTLSRMKTNIEVMVATNGGNKAVIIPHSMGVLYFLHFMKWVEAPAPLGGGGGPDWCAKHIKAVMNIGGPFLGVPKAVAGLFSAEARDIAVARAIAPVFLDKDIFSLQTLQHVMRMSRTWDSTMSMIPRGGATIWGDLDWSPEEGYTPSKRRQRNNDTKNDIQEVIENGISQKKSVKYGRIISFGKDVAEAQSSHIERIEFRDAVKGRSVANSTCRDVWTEYHEMGYEGIKAVAEHKVYGTGSLLDLLHFVAPKMMERGSAHFSYGIAENLDDPKYNHYKYWSNPLETKLPNAPEMEIFSMYGVGIPTERAYVYKLSPSAECYIPFQIDTSADGEDEESCLKDGVYTVDGDETVPVLSAGFMCAKAWRGKTRFNPSGSRTYIREYNHSPPANFLEGRGTQSGAHVDIMGNFALIEDIMRVAAGATGEELGGDQVYSDIFKWSEKINLPL
- the LOC110626764 gene encoding phospholipid:diacylglycerol acyltransferase 1 isoform X2, which codes for MSLDNETGLDPPGIRVRPVSGLVAADYFAPGYFVWAVLIANLAHIGYEEKTMYMASYDWRLSFQNTEVRDQTLSRMKTNIEVMVATNGGNKAVIIPHSMGVLYFLHFMKWVEAPAPLGGGGGPDWCAKHIKAVMNIGGPFLGVPKAVAGLFSAEARDIAVARAIAPVFLDKDIFSLQTLQHVMRMSRTWDSTMSMIPRGGATIWGDLDWSPEEGYTPSKRRQRNNDTKNDIQEVIENGISQKKSVKYGRIISFGKDVAEAQSSHIERIEFRDAVKGRSVANSTCRDVWTEYHEMGYEGIKAVAEHKVYGTGSLLDLLHFVAPKMMERGSAHFSYGIAENLDDPKYNHYKYWSNPLETKLPNAPEMEIFSMYGVGIPTERAYVYKLSPSAECYIPFQIDTSADGEDEESCLKDGVYTVDGDETVPVLSAGFMCAKAWRGKTRFNPSGSRTYIREYNHSPPANFLEGRGTQSGAHVDIMGNFALIEDIMRVAAGATGEELGGDQVYSDIFKWSEKINLPL